DNA from Eucalyptus grandis isolate ANBG69807.140 chromosome 5, ASM1654582v1, whole genome shotgun sequence:
AGttagaaaacgttttccatttattttctttatatattgtaCCTTTTTCCCTTACATATAAAATTGCGAAGTCTATTCTCCTTAATCATTTTGGAGACCTTTGTTcacatgggaaaagaaaaatatgatataaTGTTGTCGTCATATCTGAAAGTAAAGGTTCTTGTCAATGCCATATAGAGTTGGTCATCGCATTCCCACTGTAAAGTTAGTTCAAGGGATTTTTCTTTATCTCTAACTTTAACATTAGGTATGAAATGCCATGGGATTGTTCCCATGCATATCATGCCTCCAAAAATGACATATATAAGGCATTAAATATACAAGCGAAACCAACCAGaacaattatatattttttttcaaaattcatgaGATTTCGGAGAATTTTATCTTGAAGACACGTGGTAACTAGAATTCAgctaatgaaaattttattttgacacAAATCCGTTTACGTATAATCTAACTCTGTTAATTACATGCCGTACCTTGTAAACAGGTCATGTTGAGAATTGCTGGTTTACCATCTAACATAAAGTCATGAGAATATACGATATCATGGTATTAAGTCATTGATACCATATAttcatcttgttcttttctctctatttttttctttttgccgacGTAGTTTCAAGACAGGTCTGAAACTAATCATCCGCGGGGAAGTTGAAAGTCGCACCCGAGTATGCACTCACAAAATATCTTGCATTGGTCCACAATCACCCGTCGTTTTGCAATGGGTCTCTCCTCTGCGTTAGTCTTTCGGGTCGTCCTTTCTCGAAACCCGTCGGCAGCTTCCGTCCCCCGCAATAGCCCGGCTCGCCGCTTAACCCATGCGATCGGTGGGTATTTTCTCAGACATCATTCCACAAACTCCAAGGTTGCTTTTTTTCGTTGCTATCACAACACAATCAGAGTTCCTCTCTTTTGTCTTGCCATTTGCATTGTGCGGCCCTATCTGTGCATCTCTTCCCATCGCTGAGGAGTCGTGACTCCTTCCGCTCCTAGGCCACCTCGAATCGCCCGAGCAATGGCCTGCGCGAGGCGAAGAAAATATCCTTCCCACACTTCGATTTCGTTCCCAGATCAACCCAGCTCATTCCAGATTGATCAGTCAGAGCTCACAAGGCTGGTCAATGAGAAGGATTTCGGCGGCCTCCGAGGAAAACACGGCGGCCCAGGGGGAATCGCCGAAGCCCTTAAAACTGATCTCCTCGAAGGAATTAGCGGCGAACCGGATGACATCACTCGCAGGCAAAACGCATTCGGTGTCAACACATTCAAGCGGCCCGCCAAGGGCTTCTTCCACTTTTTGCTCGAGGCTTTCAAGGACCTCACGCACCTGATTCTTCTTTTTGCTAACGTGCTTAAAAGTTGACCATTAGTCAGAGATGGTGTTTCTCAATTAAAATCATGCAAAAAAAGGAGATTTTTGCTGATTTATCATCCTGCCCTCGAGAATTAGCAAGATGTCACGCTGACCACGACCTACTACGAAAAACAAAGAGTGTTTTCTTCAACCTTAATTAATTCAAAACACCCAACATTGCTTGGCctccaaaaaatataatttttttttaaagaaaacgtAAATTATTGCATTAGGTCTACTAAATTACGCAGCACTGGCATAATTTCCTCTTTCTAAATTTTCCTGTATTCCGTTTAAATGGTCTCGTTTGACTACTATGTCCGAACTACCTTTGTTCTAATTaaattaagattaaaaaaataaattatagtgTCATATGTTTCTAGAAATTCCCAAGGCAAAATGTTCAAAGTAGGCCGATACTCAAGCAGAATACAAATGAATGAACAGAATAGAAtaggtgaaaggaaaaagaaaatccgtATAAATATATACTTGGTGTATATTAAGTCCACAATCTTGCGCTCTCAATGATCAATGTTGTCCAAATCCTTTGCTCTTGAGGCAATCCAAAATGAATTATGCGAAGTTGGGTGGTGCTTTCATCTAAGCCTAGAGATGTACTCGTCACTATGGAAATGGGACCTCCAGTTCGTGTCGACGTCTTTTTCCATTACTCATTATTAGGAAGCATATATGTCGGATTATATGTTTTCTCTCTGATAGCTTTATTGGTAAATTGTCGCATTGTCTTTTATGAGGTTACGAATTCATAGCATACAGTGTAATCAACGTTAAAAAGgaccaatgaaattgaaacaTTTAGACGAAGACCCAAGACCAAATCAAAGTGATACACAACCTTGTGAACACTTAGATGGAGTCTTTCCCGTAAATAACGGGAAAACGCAAGAGTAATCATGATAATTAAAAGAGTATATAAATACGAAGCCACCCAAGCCCTCAATAAGTCTCCATAATCACACAATTTCCTCCGGCCACCATTAATGGAAGAAGCGGAAGCAGTCATGAAGATCATCGATAGATGCTGGTTCGAGCTCGAGATATTCAAGAAACGACCAGACACATCgccttcttcaacctccagatCCAACCCGGGTCAAGAAAGCATAGAAATACCCAAGAAAGAAAGCTCGTGTCTTCAAATTTCTCGGACCCCATTAATTCTTGTGAGGTCCGTGAGCGATCAAACGAGCATCATCCCAACACGCTTACAAgcaagttctctctctccagaCTCAGTCCTCCCCATGAAACCTATTCACAGCATGATctatgaagaagaggaaggttTCAAATGGAACAACCTCAGAAGCTCGGAGTTCTCGCACAGAAAAAAGGGCCAAATGGGAGGAAGAGCAAAGAGAAGGACCTTGACTAAGAGCTTGTCGGAGCTCGAGGTCGAAGAGCTAAAAGGGTTCGTGGATCTGGGGTTCGTCTTCTTGGAGGAAGACAGAGTCGACTCAAGCTTGGTCTCCATCATTCCTGGGCTACAGAGACTGGGCAACAAAATTAAagatggtgaagaagatgacgaaGATGCCGGTGAGTCTGTAGTTGTTGTGAGGCCTTATCTGTCGGAGGCGTGGGAATGGtgggaggagaagaggaaggaggatcCATTGATGAACTGGAAGGTTCCCGCTCTTGGGAACGAGACCGACATGAAAGAGAGTCTCAAATGGTGGGCTCACACCGTTGCTTCAACTGTTGTTAGATGACGGTtgttttgttgttcttgtcgTGGTCGTCGTCATTGTTTTATTTGGAAGTTTTGatcattcttctttcttccctcttttcttcgtgtaaaaagattatttttttttatatattattattagttGTCAATCAAATTGGAAATTCTTATCTTGGGTAACTCTTGATTTTGCTTTGCTTAAGGAAGCAGATGTGATGTTCCTTTGGCAATGCGATATTGTAAGAAATTTGACCTATTAATTTGttagtatttaaataattacaattttatCATGTTTTAGATAGTTGCAAACCTTTTATCTAAAGTGTTTTCTCGGATATTTTATTGACCTTacgatatttttaattattaattttttttattttttttatttgaatagaGAAAGGGCTTTTGAATTGCTAGGAATATGTAACTCAGCCATTTTATAATCTCAAGCATACCATAGGGAGGGCAAGCAATTAATATTTGCTTGTTCTATGTATGGACAGATGTTAATCGTacacatgatcaaattttaacaaTGCATGTAACGATAATATAaatatcttttagttcatgactttttcatttttccttatttgtgTGTGAAATGCATGTTATAAGCATCTGCTATATATGGAGAACCAGCTCGTAAAATGAATCAAATATTTACGAGAAATTTttatgtgtgtgtctatatatatgacgatatatttttctttttcaatattacGATGTATTAACCATCAACCTAATCATTACGAATGAGTATAAATCATGTACTTAATGCACATTTATAATTTGTCGCAATACTTTATAGATACCTTttgttttggccaatttaaaactttatttctcCTTATATTTAGTAAGATATCAAGACAATTGTATAGttatgaaagaatttttttttttttttttaaagatgaggAAACTCGAAAAGTAATTAAATGCACGAATGGATGGGATCAGAGCAGAGTACAGACATAAGAATAGTAATAATAAGGACAACACAAGTTTTGGTAGATCCACCAAATGGAAGATCCGGAGCATGTTCTAATGTCCACATTGACATCCCTATCAAAACGTGCGGGGCGGTCGCCAAAAAGTGTTTAGATTCGCTTCCAACCGCTAGGAAGGAAACCACTTGCTTATGAGGACTCATGGCCGTATTACCGGCAATAGCGATTGTAGAAACTCTGCATAGCTTCTCAAAAGTTCCTTTATCAAATCAGTACACATTCTCCTGTCACACCAGACACACCAGTTAGAATAACAAAATCTGACTTGGCTTTCACCAAAGAATATAATCAAGTCTAAACACCACATGATGATACCAATCATGCGACACTTGCAATATAGTGAATGTGAGGCTCAAATTTTTGCTGTGTTAGAGAATTTGAAACTGATGAGTACCAACTCTTTCACATTTATAGAATCTATTACATACATACACAAGATTTTCTCTTGAGTTTTAAAggattttacttttcattttctttttacatggTGACTGTGATTGATTGACGGGTCTTGAGCAAGATGAAGTAGAAGAGAACTTTGAAGTAATTTGGCCATTTTAATttgtatggttttttttttgtccttttctttttttcatcaaaattttgttccaaggcCAAACAAGTGGTCAACGGTCAAATAGTTCTTTTTGTCCAATCAATTCATTCTGCCGTAACTTACTATTAAGATACAAACAAATTGCTAACAGTATCCAACAAATAGGCGAAGttatattatttgaaacaagaatTAGAGTCCTACTATACTTTACCCCTTGCAAAGAATGAGTTCTCTCTCATGAGGCGGTTACCTAAAGGAGCTCACTGCAAGTAAATTATATTGAAGGCAAATGGATCCAGATTATTATATGGTACAAAAATCTgtataatcatttttatttttttgggaagcCCCTTCGGAtggttaattaatttatgataaaaataacaACTTGTATCAATGCTTTTCATTTTCAGTCATGTTACTTCATACACTTTCTAGCGGCCTTCCATGAAGACTTTTGCCGAAAATTGCACTAGAGCCaagtaaaaagatcaaaatatttcGATAAGGATATAATTAGATGATCACAAATGGATATGAAAAAGCAACGTTAATTTAAagtcttctatttttttatgatgtatTGCATTCACAAAAAAAGGGTatttgattcttttcttcatggaaaaaaatgaaataatagtAAAATGTTCAATTGTAATTTTAGGAAGTCACATCAATTCTCATTTAAAGTTACCTTAAGAGCCACACTCCAAGCTTTGATTCGGCATTAGTTTCATTAAGTTTGAAATTCCTTAGGGTATTCAAAAGACGGCTTGCTCAGGGAGCGAAGTCTTATTAATGCAAGTGGAAGGGGTAATTTGCATGCATCTGTATAGATTAGTAGAGTCAAGAGGTTTATATATCTtgcattaggaaaaaaaaatacaagttcTACATGTATATACTTTTGGAAAACTTGGAGCATACGGCGTCAATGTAAGTAAGTCTTTACAAATCATTCATCATTGATTTGAGAGTTTAAGCTTCCCGATCTCTCACTAAACATTAAATTAAGGGTGGGTCAAACtactgaaaataatttttatacttaaAACGTTTGCTTTGTTACTCTACTCTTCTTGATGTTTCGACAAATTTCActgttcaaaatgaaattgtggCATAACCTAATTGAAAGCATGTTAAAGTACCTCCAACGCAAGTGAATACGGGAAATCTATATTTGTCACATAAACATGGAACGAAGTTACGTGGCACATAACATTTGATAATCACCCTACGTAACTGGTGCAACATCTACGTCTCAAAGTTGCCATTTGGAAATGACAAATGCCTTGTCAATGCCTTTGCTGAGCTCTGAGTAGATATGTATATTCAGTGCAAGTGAATGGCAGGGCAATTCTCCTTTGGCGGAAGCAACAACAGCATTAACATTTGCATGCATGCCAATGCAGTTCTCTCCTGCCAAAGGAGAATTACGCTGTTATTCACCGTCACATTCCGCACCGCTCCTTCACATGGCCATGCCTGAGTCGTCACATTGATGATCAAGCCTGTATTTATTTCACCAAATTCGGCACAATGCCGGGTATATGCCAGAGGAAGAGATGGTATATGCCAGAGCACAATTCTTGCCTAAGGTTCTTCCTTCTGGTAAAGAATGCATGGTCCCGACCTTTATATTCTTCAACCTACGTCTCTATCACTACTTCAGCCTCTTGCTTCCAAGAGTGTGCCCTTCTTTAAATGTTATGGTTTGAGCCTCAAACCTACGTCGAATTAAGAGCACGTACAACCAATTATCAACGCCCTAAAGAAATATATGTTTCCTCATTTAACAGAGAAGGAAAACGTGCATGAGCCTCCTCACACACATTCAAATCCGAAAGACAACTAAATCAATCCAGATAAGCAAAAGCGGGACCCATGCGAAACGTCAATCGACACTCGCCAGTTCAATTGGACTAAGAAATGACTGACATTCAATTGTGGAGATAGAGATCTTCAAGCAAGCCATAGGAGGCACCAGTGTCACTGCGGTGGCTGACTAAGCTCGACTCAGCCACTGAAGACTGGGGGAAACCACCGAGTGCAACTATGTTTTGGGAAGATACAAGCTGAGTTGGGACTCGGGAGGCGCGTTTACacagaggggggagagagagaaggtagaAGACAACGAATTTGCACGGCAAACTAAGGGTTTGAAAACTCAAAGTTAGTAGGTAAAGTGATTCGGTTCGGTTATCTGAACAATTTTGCGATCCAACTTGAAATTATCCGAATTTTCCAGGTTGACtcacttaggttttttttttttttttttttggttgaaatacaAAACTTCATTTAGGTAAAAGGATCAGGAAAACCCGCTGCAATAGTGTCCGAGTAAAGAAGATCCAACAAGGGGGAGAAGCAGCCCAATTCAGCGATAAAGAGCCATTTCTATGGGCCTTAGCAGCCCAATCGACAGCAAAATTTGCCTCACGCCTGCAAAACCTAACACGAAGATGAGAGAAGTGAGGGAGAAGTACGGCGACTTCAGCGAACAAAGGTCGGACCACCCATGGCGTCGCTTGAGGATCGTTCCCGGCTTCAACCAACACAAGGCAGTCCAATTCGATCAGGAGTGGATCTTGAGCCTTTCCGTGCTATAGAAGATTGTGCAAGGTTATACTAAGCACCTGGATCTTAATCTGCAAAGCCGAGGAAGCCGCAACACCTCTGGTAAAGCCATCAATCATTTTCCTAGTATGGTTACAGCAAATATATGCCATTGTAGCCTCAATGCTTGCTATCT
Protein-coding regions in this window:
- the LOC120293882 gene encoding uncharacterized protein LOC120293882, yielding MEEAEAVMKIIDRCWFELEIFKKRPDTSPSSTSRSNPGQESIEIPKKESSCLQISRTPLILVRSVSDQTSIIPTRLQASSLSPDSVLPMKPIHSMIYEEEEGFKWNNLRSSEFSHRKKGQMGGRAKRRTLTKSLSELEVEELKGFVDLGFVFLEEDRVDSSLVSIIPGLQRLGNKIKDGEEDDEDAGESVVVVRPYLSEAWEWWEEKRKEDPLMNWKVPALGNETDMKESLKWWAHTVASTVVR